catatgtggctctttccatgggtacatatggctctccactaacctgtgaggtaaaatatggaaatcattgagagagctgagtcccgaacgcactaacaagagcgtcactgcggcgtcgacactacctgcacccctattttaatcattttgttttgtattactcttctgcatgcatgatatcgttgatactgattttgtaagccaccacataacaatgttgtcaaaagaaatcagactttttgtacgttaaaagtgatgaagagacaaaaaaataaaaattacactttcatacatttttacttttcagttccgagaatggctctcaataaataacattagaaaatattaattgtttatggctctctctgtcaaaaaggttcccgacccctgccctaaggcatttatttaacagggctgggcaaactaaataaagggtCAGAATGAGAGCTTTGCtttcaacctggacagagcaaagctttccacaatactagtgtcctgcaagtgcaatcagtggattgccgtcagctgcttcacacagcccaacccccgctgcttcaactttgccagctcgttcggtgctggatgacttgaacccaaagctactcgctccccacccacccacagcggcccaacccccgtcgattcaactttttcacctatgtatgtgcctttgtcacctttgcaaagccacccctcccTGCCTAGTATAAACTatcaaaagccagttcaagactcttttttttaacctattataaacatgggccatcaaagcgcaaacttttgacaattgaagagcgagtgagcgcctcaaagaaattgaagcattggacatatgaaggaagacgtagcatcccctaagactaggcatttatttaacagggctgggcaaactaaaaaaaggccaaaagtgagtgctttggtttcaacttctaaagaggaaactttctgcaatactagtgtcctgcgagtgtaatcagtggattggagtcagctgcttcacacagcacaacccccgctggttcaactttgCCAGCTCGTTCGGTGCTGTATGACTTGAAcgaaaagctactcgctccccacccacccacagcggcccaacccccgtcgattCAACTTCGTCGCCTATGTATATGGcggatggctttgcaaagcctggtacaaactgtcaaaagccagttcaatacattttttaaaacttatttcaaacatggtgaagaatatgacatattttattccttcattttattgtagctgttgcatttttgatatagtaccacagtaggattaaaactgttgttctcaactcaattacaatgaacaaaaggtcttttgtttgagtttctgcttcaaggtgtggtccaggtgataGGTGGTCCAGGTGACAAGTGGTcccggtgataagtggtccagatgaaaccagagacaaagggatccccgcggagagggcgatggtccagatgataccagaAACAAAGAAATTCCTGCGGAGGGAGCGACCAAGCCAGACGTGGATTCGCGGGCAAGCAGATCTCAGGGGAGGACACCCCTCCAGaatcgtcgtgggacagtccgaatatcattagaatcagcgaatgaatattcatttttgtttaactataactgtgcaaacgcgggtgtggaccgttgccttttcatcctccactgtgcattacgacgcgcagctggtttactattatttgggagggggcccagagctctgtaaggatcaatttctggaataaaccatctgtggagtaactcgcaaaccctggtttcttccttcgatgctgaacgcgCACATTTGTTAGATaagatcagactgagttaaggaattagggataggtgttAAAACTGTGAATCTAACAATGGCCATCAAAGCgtgaacttttgaccattgaagagcgagtgagcgcctcaaagaaattgaagcattggacatatgaaggaaaatgtagcatcccgtaagactaggcatttatttaacagggctgggcaaactaaataaagggtCAGAATGagagctttggtttcaacttctaaagaggaaactttctgcaatactagtgtcctacaagtgcaatccgTGGATTggtgtcaggtgcttctcttgcagcccaacccccgctccttcaactttgtcagtcagctcggttgGGGCTGTATGACTTGGAAGGAAAAGCATTAACGATGAGCCggtctctttttctttttttttcacctgcgTGCAGCTCTACGCCGGGGCCATCCTGGAGGTGTGCGGATGAAAATTGGGGAGGTTCCCTCAAGTCCAGGgtgagttttttgttgttgttttttggccaAATCTTACCAAAACCTGTGGCATTTCTGGCTTACTAAAATGCAACATCCAAATGACTCTGCCGGGGCGGCCGAGTAGGAAGACGGCCGGCCAGCGGGCTCCTCCGTCCAGAGCGGATAGCCGCCGTTAATGAAGCtgatgcttcttttttttccccctctctctaGCTTTTGTAAAGGGTGACAAGCCAAAGATGTTCAAGGGTCTACAGATCAAGGTGAGTGAGGGTAGTCTAGAGGACCAAAGCAGTTGACTTTTCACCCAGCTGTGAAAAAAAGCAGCAGGAAGGGGGCTCCTAACCTCTGTTAAGATCAGAGGAAATCCTTGAGCGAAAAATGCAAATTGCCAGAACACATGACATCGGACAGCCGGCGTGTCGTATACCAATCGTCGAGTgacccaaacaaacaaagacacaaaaatcACCAACAATGTTGTGTCTTTTAATATTCTTCAAAATATGACTTTCCTTTGAAAGCGAAACAAAGTCATATCCATTGAAATGTTGAATGTGCTCGAGTGACAAAGAGCACAAGAGATGATTGAAAAGAATTTCAACTGATTTTTCCCAacaacatatacacacattttaatCATCCGCCACTGATAAAACAGTGAGAATGAATTaaactaaatgaataaaatctagTGACTGATTAGTTTGACCTTTTCCTAAAAAGATTCTTGGCCATTATCTGCGAATGTTTGAACATGAAATCCTGAGACATTTTTATTaagtatttcttatttttttctctctggaaAATTCCCCCTGGCCACCCAACAGTACGTCCGAGGATCCGATCTCGTACTGAAGCTTTTGGACGATAACGGCAACATCTCCGAGGAGCTCAGCATCCTCAAGTGGAACACGGACAGCGTGGAGGAGTTCTTGAGTGAAAAATTAGATCCAATTTAATCGCAGCTTTCTCATAATGGACTGCTTGGCCTCCATTGACGGGGGATTCaacttggtttgtttttttctcattgggTTAAGGTCATGTAAAAATATGCTAAGTAAGGAAACTTCCTACTTTTGACACTGCTTTGGTGTCTTTTCACCCGACGGACTCGTTGAcgggcgatagacgtccgatccgtttggCCGGCGTTCCCATGCGCTGATTGGCGATCTTCTGTTCAAACCGATTGGAGGCCTATTGCTGTCAACGATGACAaaagtggtgttttttttcttcttttttccccctgccaaGTGCGTGGTCCCAATTTCTCATTTCTACATACTTGGAttcgatagattttttttcccctcatgttTAAGAAGGAGATGATGGCGGTGGAAGGAACAATGGCGAGTTGGCGTCTGAAAAGTCGGAGCGGACGCTGCGGCGGGGTCCGTTTGTGAAGAGCTCACCTTAAAGCCTTTTTAGGCAAAGTGCGCTCCGATGTGTTTAGCGTCTCCACGGCTTGGTCTGACTCTTGACTCTGGACGCTGACTTGATTTGTTCTTGAAGATGAGATTGGAATGGGCAATGAATAAAGAAAGCCGTGTGTCCGAGCCTTTGTGGAGTCTTCTTTGCGTGTCGTGGTCGCCAAAGTCACTTTCAAGATTGGCCACGTATCAAAGAAATTCCTTCTATTTTGCTCGGAATCCAGAATAGCTTCTTGTACTCTTCTCTGAAGACCTTTTTGAATCAATAAAGTAGTGAATGCTATTTCTAAAATGTTCTTTGACAAGGGGAGTTTCCCACTTGAAATGTCAGCAGTCGCTCCCGCCAATCCACATGAAGTTACGTTCCGCTCAGGCGCTGGCGCTGGCGCCCGGCGCCGCGTATGACTCCTCTTCTTGGAAAAATAACAGACACGGCTGGGCTTGATAAAAGCCCAGGAAAAGAGCGCATGTATTTGGTTGGCCACCCCCGCCCGGGGTCGTCGCAGCTTTTTGAAATGGCTTAGCGCAGGGGTCGGgtacctttttgacgaagacagccacaaacaattcctattttccaatgttattccttgtgagccagactgggaatttaaaagtcaaaatacaaacatgtaaacgagtgccttttcaattttttgggtaatttcaccacttttaaagtggaaaaaaaatgaatattttttaaaagattcttatgcttttgctaatcaatgagaggatgcatttcagaagagtctactgcaaaaaaaataagattaaagcagttctagatgtaatatctcagttctgtcaccagcaatttccatattttagctcacaggttagcaacgagccagatgcacccatcaaaagagccacatgtggctcccgagccataggttccctacccctggcttagaagaaaaaaaaagtgccagcGGCAGAAATTCTCAGTCAGTGGTCATCCGGTTATCCCCGTCGGGCTCCAAAGATACGGACCCTTCCTTCTCCTCGGGAAGGGTTAGGGTGGGGTTTTGCTGTTTAGGCTCCCGTGGTTGACCTTGACCATTCCTGATTCCGCTTGATTTCAACAGTTCCCTCCCTCTTGATTTCCCTCCCTGGCAcgaaccctaatcctaacccagGTTTTTGGAGACTTGAAAGCCAGTGGTCCATGAGGCAGTATTCCGGCTGGAAAAAGAGTGTATGTTGGTGACTTTGACATTGTCCAGTTGTTGTGTActtccttcaatttttttttggcccCACTTGAAAAAGGCCCCGATCTTCTCACAGCATGAACAACTCAAattcttttctcattttcttgaAGTTTGTGGTGATAGGAAAGGATTAGGTTGAAAAGCTTaaagaaggaagcatgtgacatcattcaagtttcaaGTTACTATTATGTTGAACAAATgtttgctcttgagtttacttgTAACATCTTCAATTTACTACAGAAATATAGAAGGGAGttcaaatgatagagtggaaggAAGTGCAAGTCAATTGTCATATCAACTGATTGAGTCAATGAATACTGATATTCACTTGACAGAGATTGATAGTAAGAGTCATCCAAGTGAAAGGAAAGCACAAACAATGCCACTTATACAACTTATGGTTGTGAGAAACAAACggagcatcaatcagctggaaTCAAAGTGGtacttaaatttgatcctaccagttgcgtatgaTTGGGAACTGAAGGGTATCTTTGCTTCTTTGCTTCCTTGATTCCTTGATTCCTTGATTCCTTGATTCCTTGATTCCATGGTTGCCTGTCTTGTCTTGTACTTTCAAGGCTAGACTACTGATCTCATACTGGTTATGACCTATGACTTCAGGCAGGAAGCGAGGAGAGTTTAGTCTGATTGGgttttttctgccccctgttggtgtGGAAGAGGGCAGACGTATCTTCTgcttagttgacttgacagaCATAAAGAGCAATAAACCgtatacaatacatggtcatttttttaacaaaaaaaaagccttactatactatgtggtttttttaagagaaaagccctactatactatgttgtttttgaaagaaaaaaagccttactatactatgtcgttttttctatgaaaaaagccttactatagtatgttgtttgttaaaagaaaagccttactatactatttcaaatttttcgaaaaaagccttactatacatcaggggtctcaaactcaattgacctgggggccgctagaggccaagtctgggtgagactgggccgcatcaggatttccacaagaaaagcgctgataaaacattccaacgttatcaaatatcttaatttttttacaaaaaaataatgaattagataaattaacttaaagatgaataaaaaatcaagcaatcagtaatacaaaaataaaataataataatgagagatatacactggctgcctaagtagagaaaatgaatgatttttattccgtttcaaatgtctgtattaacagctctttaacctttaactttctgaacttgaatggaacattgaatatgaaatattctgaacacggcttctcttgcctactccttgctgaaTGAAGCCTTTGGCCGGCCTCCCCACCGACTTGCCCACCGACCTGCCCACCGACCTGCCCACCGACCTGCCCACCGACCTGCCCACCGACCTGCCCACCGACCTGCCCACCGACCTGCCCACCGACCTGCCCACCGACCTGCCCACGTCCACTTACCGAGGAAGGAAGGCCTCTGGTCAGTATTTGCGGTCCAGCCGCACGTCATCAAGCACGCCAGCGTGTCCCTGCCGGGTATCTGCTGGGAAAGGCTGTCCGGGCCGGTGTCGGGGCGCATCCCGCGAAGCACGTTGAACATGATTTTCATGGGGTTGCTCACTTCTGATGAACACAAAAAGCCACGTCGCTCAGGTTAgttaggaagaaagaaaaaaaaaacgccacctTTGTACCACGGCGACTACGTTTTACCATCGTACGGAATTTGCCGGGAGAGTACCTCCCACATGATGATGGCGTAActagggagggagagagacaaaATAAGGAGATTGGTGAACAAAAGCAGCCATGTCGggaaatagaaaatgccattttggcacacacacaccaaaaaatggAGTCAGTGCACTCCCCCTGGgtctcattttgggtcactagtGGTCACTtcggacctggcgtccacatgtcatatttttggttgtcgcaagactacaatgttacattttggactccaagggcctggcgtccgcttatgatgtggacatcattttcctCAGAAAGGACctcatgtaaaaagatcattctttctttttacaCTCACCCGGTCCCAATTCGCCGaactatcaaagagaaaatacaaatgcatgccttgcaagagtctgggtcttaggaggttaaaaggtcactgtcattttttgcagtCAAATCCTGACAATTTAAGGGCATTCTAGTCTCTCCTCCTGCtggcttgggggggggggggggggggggggggattcctGTTGAATGTGTCATGGGAtggccaaactattccacaatgtGGGTGCGGGCAGGGGTGCTTTGCTTTCAACCTGGacagaggaaagctttccacaatactagtgtcctacgagtgtaatcagtggattggagtcagctgcttcacacagcccaacccccgctgcttcaagtTTGTGAGTCAGCTCGGTCGGTCGGTGGTGGATATCTTGAACCAAAAGCTCCCCCCTcctcacccacagcggcccaacccccatTGATTCAATTTTGTTAGCTATGTCGTGCCGGGTGGCTTCGAAAATGAAAagctgcctggtataaactgtcaaaagccagttcaatacttttttttaacctatttcaaacatgggccatcaaagtgcaaacttttgaccattgaagagcgtgtgagcgcctcaaagaaattgaagcattggacatatgaaggaaaatgtagcatcccttaagactaggcattgatttaacagggctgggcaaactaaataaagggtCAGAATGagagctttggtttcaacttctaaagaggaaactttctgcaatactagtgtcctgcgagtgtaatcagtggattgctgtcagctgcttcacacagcccaacccccgctggttcaactttgCCAGCTCGTTCGGTGCTGTATGACTTGGAAGgaaaagctactcgctccccacccacagcggcccaacccccgtcgattcaactttttcacctatgtatgtgcctttgtcaccttggcaaagccacccctccctgcctggtataaactgtcaaaagccagttcaatacgttttttaaaatttatttcaaacatgggccatcaaagcgtgaacttttgtccattgaagagcgagcgagcgcctcgaagaaattgaagcattggacacatgaaggaagacgtagcatcccttaagactaggcattgattgaacagggctgggcaaaccaAATAAAGGGCCAGAGTGAgtactttggtttcaacctggacagagcaaagctttccacaatactagtgtcctgcgagtgcaatcagtggattggagtcagctgcttcacacagcccaacccccgctgcttcaactttgtcagtcagctcggtccGTGCTGTATGACTTGAAcgaaaagctactcgctccccacccacccacgttggcccaacccccgtcgattcaactttttcacctatgtatgtgcctttgtcacctttgcaaagccacccctccctgcctggtataaactgtcaaaagccacttcaagacttttttttaacctatttcaaacatgggccatcaaagcgtgaacttttgacaattgaagagcgagcgagcacctcaaagaaattgaagcattggacatatgaaggaaaatgtagcatcccctaagactaggcatttatttaacagggctgggcaaactaaataaagggcCAGAGTGAgtactttggtttcaacctggacagagcaaagctttccacaatactagtgtcccgcaagtgcaatcagtggattggagtcagctgcttcacacagcccaacccccgctgcttcaactttGCCAGCTCGTTCGGTCCTGGATGACTTGAACCaaaagctactcgctccccacccacgttggcccaacccccattgattcaacttcgtcacctatgtatgttacgctggaagcacggcggcagacaaaaaggccatgcagaaagtgattaacactgcccagaggattgtcggctgctctctg
Above is a window of Stigmatopora argus isolate UIUO_Sarg chromosome 11, RoL_Sarg_1.0, whole genome shotgun sequence DNA encoding:
- the LOC144084962 gene encoding uncharacterized protein LOC144084962 isoform X7: MWEVLSRQIPYDEVSNPMKIMFNVLRGMRPDTGPDSLSQQIPGRDTLACLMTCGWTANTDQRPSFLGGRKNPIRLNSPRFLPEVIGHNQYEISSLALKVQDKTGNHGIKESRNQGIKESRKQRSKDTLQFPIIRNCYAIIMWEVLSRQIPYDGKT
- the LOC144084390 gene encoding selenoprotein F-like; translated protein: MVQMIPETKKFLRRERPSQTWIRGQADLRGGHPSRIVVGQKSINDEPVSFSFFFTCVQLYAGAILEVCGUKLGRFPQVQAFVKGDKPKMFKGLQIKYVRGSDLVLKLLDDNGNISEELSILKWNTDSVEEFLSEKLDPI
- the LOC144084962 gene encoding uncharacterized protein LOC144084962 isoform X1 gives rise to the protein MADSRPTPGPIGARRASGIYPDIQDVASVLYACAVIVTGASRQKRRHGDEDIFLREHPRRKGRRARVRAHRQVARKLRRGPDGARRRHPARRQSYAIIMWEVLSRQIPYDEVSNPMKIMFNVLRGMRPDTGPDSLSQQIPGRDTLACLMTCGWTANTDQRPSFLGGRKNPIRLNSPRFLPEVIGHNQYEISSLALKVQDKTGNHGIKESRNQGIKESRKQRSKDTLQFPIIRNCYAIIMWEVLSRQIPYDGKT
- the LOC144084962 gene encoding uncharacterized protein LOC144084962 isoform X2 codes for the protein MADSRPTPGPIGARRASGIYPDIQDVASVLYACAVIVTGASRQKRRHGDEDIFLREHPRRKGRRARVRAHRQVARKLRRGPDGARRRHPARRQSYAIIMWEVLSRQIPYDEVSNPMKIMFNVLRGMRPDTGPDSLSQQIPGRDTLACLMTCGWTANTDQRPSFLGGRKNPIRLNSPRFLPEVIGHNQYEISSLALKVQDKTGNHGIKESRNQGIKESRKQRSKDTLQFPIIRNCRNTASWTTGFQVSKNLG
- the LOC144084962 gene encoding uncharacterized protein LOC144084962 isoform X3, whose product is MADSRPTPGPIGARRASGIYPDIQDVASVLYACAVIVTGASRQKRRHGDEDIFLREHPRRKGRRARVRAHRQVARKLRRGPDGARRRHPARRQSYAIIMWEVLSRQIPYDEVSNPMKIMFNVLRGMRPDTGPDSLSQQIPGRDTLACLMTCGWTANTDQRPSFLGGRKNPIRLNSPRFLPEVIGHNQYEISSLALKVQDKTGNHGIKESRNQGIKESRKQRSKDTLQFPIIRNCWNTASWTTGFQVSKNLG